From the genome of Epinephelus moara isolate mb chromosome 10, YSFRI_EMoa_1.0, whole genome shotgun sequence, one region includes:
- the LOC126396653 gene encoding granzyme G-like, with protein MFFHGELVLVILALTLDGQVHTGKIIGGHEAVPHSRPYMVLLERHIQDGKIKYCGGFLLNEDFVMTAAHCQARSYKVLLGVHDLSDKNGVQTIPVEQTFPRKDYNETNYKNDIMLLKLSSKAKFSDKVRPIALAGPGDGLQPKSCLVSGWGRTDENITYMSFKLMEVNVTLINNPHCALDNMYCSEGRIGPNHGDSGGPLVCEDGKAYGVVSNIFKPASGGPQINSYAKIPDYRSWVDLTMTYV; from the exons ATGTTCTTCCACGGTGAACTGGTACTAGTGATACTCGCCCTGACTCTTGATGGTCAAG TTCATACAGGGAAAATAATTGGAGGTCACGAGGCTGTGCCACACAGCAGGCCCTACATGGTGCTTTTGGAGCGGCACATCCAGgatggtaaaataaaatactgcggtGGCTTCCTTCTGAATGAGGATTTTGTGATGACTGCAGCCCACTGCCAAGCCAG GTCCTACAAAGTCCTACTGGGAGTTCATGATCTCAGTGACAAGAATGGAGTACAGACTATACCTGTGGAACAAACATTTCCACGCAAAGACTACAATGAAACCAATTATAAAAATGACATTATGCTACTAAAG tTGAGCTCCAAGGCAAAGTTCAGTGACAAAGTGAGACCCATTGCTCTCGCAGGCCCGGGTGATGGCTTACAGCCAAAGTCATGTCTAGTCTCCGGCTGGGGAAGAACAGACGAGAACATAACTTATATGTCTTTCAAACTCATGGAAGTCAATGTTACACTAATTAACAATCCACATTGTGCTCTGGACAACATGTACTGCTCTGAGGGAAGGATTGGACCGAACCAT GGAGACTCTGGTGGTCCACTGGTCTGTGAAGATGGAAAGGCATACGGGGTGGTGTCCAACATCTTCAAACCAGCCTCAGGTGGCCCGCAAATCAATTCTTACGCTAAGATTCCTGACTACAGAAGCTGGGTCGATTTGACTATGACATATGTGTGA